One Qipengyuania aurantiaca genomic region harbors:
- the pheS gene encoding phenylalanine--tRNA ligase subunit alpha — MTDLATLQDSALSRIAAADDAEALEALRIEYLGKQGSISALMKTLGKMSPEERQEQAPKIQGARTAVADAIAARKDAFEAEELERRLASERLDLTLPAPQAPKGSVHPVSQVMDELAEIFADLGFSVATGPEIEDDWHNFTALNMAETHPARAMHDTFYFPDRDADGNRMLLRTHTSPVQIRSMMKQGAPIRIIAPGRVYRSDSDATHTPMFHQVEGLVIDRDINLGHLKWTLETFLKAFFERDDIVLRLRPSYFPFTEPSVEVDVGWENVNGRKVLGGDGDAPGHGWMELLGSGMVNRRVIEFAGLDPDEWQGFAFGVGVDRLAMLKYGMDDLRAFFDGDQRWLDHYGFSPFDQPTLSAGVGAGA; from the coding sequence ATGACCGATCTGGCCACCCTGCAGGATTCCGCGCTCAGCCGTATTGCCGCTGCCGACGATGCCGAAGCGCTCGAAGCGCTGCGTATCGAGTACCTTGGCAAGCAGGGTTCGATCTCGGCGCTGATGAAGACGCTAGGCAAGATGAGCCCCGAGGAACGTCAGGAACAGGCGCCGAAAATTCAGGGCGCGCGCACGGCGGTGGCCGACGCGATTGCCGCGCGTAAGGATGCCTTCGAAGCGGAAGAGCTCGAGCGCAGGCTGGCCTCCGAACGGCTCGATCTGACCCTGCCTGCACCGCAAGCGCCCAAGGGCAGCGTCCACCCGGTCAGCCAGGTGATGGACGAGCTGGCGGAAATCTTCGCCGACCTCGGCTTCTCGGTCGCCACCGGTCCCGAGATCGAGGACGACTGGCACAATTTCACCGCGCTCAACATGGCCGAAACGCACCCCGCGCGCGCCATGCACGACACATTCTATTTCCCCGACCGCGACGCCGACGGGAACCGCATGTTGCTTCGGACCCACACGAGCCCCGTGCAAATCCGCAGCATGATGAAGCAGGGCGCACCGATCCGCATCATCGCGCCGGGCCGCGTCTATCGCTCCGATAGCGACGCGACGCACACGCCGATGTTCCACCAGGTCGAAGGCCTCGTGATCGACCGCGACATCAATCTCGGCCACCTCAAGTGGACGCTCGAGACCTTCCTCAAGGCCTTCTTCGAGCGCGACGACATCGTGCTGCGCCTGCGGCCCTCCTACTTCCCCTTCACCGAACCTTCGGTCGAAGTCGATGTGGGCTGGGAAAACGTCAACGGCCGCAAGGTCCTCGGCGGCGACGGCGATGCGCCGGGTCACGGCTGGATGGAGCTGCTCGGCAGCGGCATGGTCAACCGTCGCGTGATCGAATTCGCCGGGCTCGATCCCGACGAGTGGCAGGGATTTGCTTTCGGCGTAGGCGTCGACCGCCTCGCAATGCTCAAATACGGGATGGATGATTTGCGCGCCTTCTTCGACGGCGACCAGCGCTGGCTGGACCACTACGGCTTCTCGCCCTTCGACCAGCCGACGCTTTCTGCAGGCGTGGGAGCAGGCGCATGA
- a CDS encoding pyridoxamine 5'-phosphate oxidase family protein: MAYTYLDELTTKGVREAQRENDAREQWEGFSGSREFTRFDENAAAFIAARDSFYIASNSQSGWPYLQHRGGPPGFIKLLDDRRLGIADFRGNRQYITLGNSKEDDRVSLFLMDYPRRKRMKVLAHMSVHGAADAALARTLVDEDYGATVERFLVFTLVAYDWNCPQHITPRFTKVELAETMSVIEIELKRLRAENAELRARLGE, from the coding sequence ATGGCTTACACCTATCTCGATGAACTGACCACGAAGGGCGTGCGCGAGGCGCAACGCGAGAACGATGCGCGCGAGCAGTGGGAAGGGTTTTCCGGCTCGCGCGAGTTCACCCGGTTCGACGAAAATGCCGCCGCCTTCATCGCGGCCCGCGACAGCTTCTATATCGCCAGCAATTCGCAAAGCGGCTGGCCCTATCTCCAGCACCGCGGCGGACCGCCCGGCTTCATCAAGCTACTCGACGATCGCCGCCTCGGGATCGCCGATTTCCGGGGCAACCGGCAGTATATCACGCTGGGCAACAGCAAGGAGGACGACCGCGTCTCGCTGTTCCTGATGGATTATCCGCGGCGCAAGCGGATGAAGGTGCTGGCGCATATGAGCGTGCACGGCGCCGCCGATGCCGCCCTCGCGCGGACGCTCGTCGACGAGGATTATGGCGCCACGGTCGAGCGTTTCCTGGTGTTTACGCTGGTGGCCTATGACTGGAACTGCCCTCAGCACATCACGCCGCGCTTCACCAAAGTGGAACTGGCGGAGACGATGTCCGTGATCGAAATCGAGCTTAAACGCCTGCGCGCAGAGAACGCAGAGCTACGAGCGCGGCTCGGCGAGTAG
- a CDS encoding AraC family transcriptional regulator, protein MRSAGEQGGAKAISVRFFAPPDDLAPCFTTFYRMEVRLPPGEILSDLLQPEWANLRFFKDNPPVAKPLLGGDPVSSRFQATGPSSHPMSFEIGSTTMWGIGLLPLGWARFVQMPADGFADTICDGEHSEAFAKFLPLLDIVDAPGMSPEEEFTAITWFFRELAPMPKDAERILQVHEAMIDPFLLEVGALADTVGLTKRTLERLCARHFGFPPRLLLRRQRMMRSLAAFMLSDSQNWSETIDRHYHDQAHFVHEFHNFMGMSPSQYAQRPHPVLEAFMTERQRVWGSPVQTLDVPRHGDLDEDAG, encoded by the coding sequence ATGAGGAGTGCCGGGGAACAGGGCGGCGCCAAGGCCATCAGCGTGCGGTTCTTCGCGCCGCCGGACGATCTCGCGCCCTGCTTCACCACCTTTTACCGTATGGAAGTTCGCTTGCCGCCGGGCGAGATATTGTCCGATCTGCTCCAGCCCGAATGGGCCAACCTGCGGTTCTTCAAGGACAATCCGCCTGTCGCCAAGCCGCTTCTCGGCGGCGATCCGGTGTCCTCGCGCTTCCAGGCGACCGGCCCCAGTTCGCACCCCATGAGCTTCGAGATCGGGTCGACCACCATGTGGGGAATCGGCCTCCTCCCGCTCGGCTGGGCGCGATTCGTGCAGATGCCCGCCGATGGCTTCGCCGACACGATCTGCGATGGCGAGCACAGCGAGGCCTTCGCCAAGTTCCTGCCGCTGCTCGACATCGTCGATGCGCCCGGCATGTCGCCGGAAGAGGAATTCACCGCGATCACCTGGTTCTTCCGCGAACTGGCGCCCATGCCCAAGGATGCCGAGCGGATCCTGCAGGTACACGAGGCGATGATCGATCCCTTCCTGCTCGAAGTCGGCGCGCTGGCCGATACGGTCGGCCTGACCAAGCGCACGCTGGAGCGGCTCTGCGCACGCCATTTCGGCTTTCCGCCGCGCCTTCTGCTGCGGCGCCAGCGGATGATGCGCAGCCTTGCCGCCTTCATGCTGTCCGACAGCCAGAACTGGTCCGAGACCATCGATCGGCATTACCACGACCAGGCCCATTTCGTGCACGAGTTCCACAATTTCATGGGCATGAGCCCGAGCCAGTATGCGCAGCGCCCCCACCCGGTGCTTGAAGCCTTCATGACCGAACGCCAGCGCGTGTGGGGCTCGCCGGTGCAGACCCTCGACGTGCCGCGCCACGGAGACCTCGACGAGGACGCGGGATGA
- the pheT gene encoding phenylalanine--tRNA ligase subunit beta, whose product MKFSLEWLKYFLETDASVSDIAAALNRIGHEVEGIEDPADKLEGFRIAKVLTAAKHPDADKLQVLTVDTGEGDPLQVVCGAPNARAGMKGVLGLPGAVVPSNGMELRKSAIRGVESNGMMCSVRELELGEEHDGIIELPEDAPVGQTFAEYHDASPVFDVAITPNRPDCMGVQGIARDLAAAGLGTFKPVEASAIAVSGACPVEIRTDDPEGCPAFYGRVIRGVDNTKASPDWMQRRLIAAGQRPISALVDATNYLMLAFGRPAHVYDLAKLSGAVVARRAQNGETVEALNEKTYTLDDTMTVIADDKGVHDIAGIMGGEHSGATEATTDVLLEIAYFDPERIGVTGRNLGLASDARTRFERGVDPEFLDDGLAILTELILKTCGGEPTEVVRAGTPPTDAKTIKFDPRLTERLGALGVAQEEQRAILEALDFSVADDWTVTCPPRRHDIEGPADLVEEVVRIHGIDEVKSTPLPRRPGVALPTATPLQQMERKLRRAAAARGLNEAITWSFLPPSEAEHFVLRQAQDGRDKLWVLENPISEDMKAMRPSLIPGLLSAAKRNADRGADGARLFEIGRRYFRGKDGASDEKPTLGVVLSGEKTPRGWASGKAAKFDAYDAKAEAVALLEAAGAPVGNLMVMGEAGDQFHPGQSATLRLGPKNVLARFGAIHPNTLKAFDIDGPVMAVEIFLDAIPGKKGGGGFARATYSPPALQAITRDFAFLVPADLAAGDLVKAVRGADKKAIVDARVFDVFAGQGVPEGKKSVAVEVVLQPGEKSFTDEEIKAISENIVKNAAKQGAELRG is encoded by the coding sequence ATGAAGTTCTCGCTCGAATGGCTGAAGTACTTCCTCGAAACCGACGCGAGCGTTTCGGACATCGCGGCTGCGCTCAATCGAATCGGCCATGAGGTCGAAGGCATCGAAGACCCGGCCGACAAGCTCGAAGGCTTCCGCATCGCGAAGGTGCTGACCGCGGCCAAGCATCCCGATGCCGACAAGCTGCAGGTGCTCACCGTCGACACGGGTGAGGGCGATCCGCTGCAGGTCGTCTGCGGCGCGCCCAATGCGCGTGCCGGAATGAAGGGCGTGCTGGGCCTGCCCGGCGCAGTGGTCCCCTCGAACGGCATGGAACTGCGCAAGAGCGCGATCCGCGGCGTCGAATCGAACGGCATGATGTGCTCGGTGCGCGAGCTCGAGCTGGGCGAAGAGCACGATGGCATCATTGAATTGCCCGAGGATGCACCGGTCGGTCAGACCTTCGCCGAATACCATGATGCTTCGCCGGTGTTCGACGTGGCGATCACGCCGAACCGCCCCGATTGCATGGGCGTTCAGGGCATCGCACGCGATCTCGCGGCGGCAGGCCTCGGTACGTTCAAGCCGGTCGAAGCCTCGGCCATTGCGGTTTCGGGTGCGTGCCCGGTCGAAATCCGCACCGACGATCCGGAAGGCTGCCCGGCGTTTTACGGCCGCGTCATTCGCGGTGTCGACAACACCAAGGCATCGCCCGACTGGATGCAGCGCCGCCTGATCGCGGCGGGCCAGCGCCCGATCTCGGCGCTGGTCGATGCGACCAACTACCTCATGCTCGCCTTCGGTCGTCCGGCGCACGTCTATGACCTTGCCAAGCTCTCGGGAGCCGTCGTCGCTCGCCGTGCACAGAACGGCGAGACAGTCGAGGCGCTCAACGAGAAGACCTACACGCTCGACGACACCATGACCGTGATCGCCGACGACAAGGGCGTCCACGACATTGCCGGCATCATGGGCGGCGAGCATTCGGGAGCGACCGAGGCCACCACCGACGTCCTGCTCGAGATCGCCTATTTCGATCCCGAGCGCATCGGTGTGACGGGCCGCAATCTGGGCCTTGCCTCGGACGCGCGCACGCGCTTCGAACGCGGTGTCGATCCCGAATTCCTCGACGATGGCCTCGCCATACTCACCGAGCTGATCCTGAAGACCTGCGGCGGCGAGCCGACCGAAGTGGTCCGTGCAGGAACGCCGCCGACCGACGCCAAGACGATCAAGTTCGACCCCCGCCTGACCGAGCGCCTCGGCGCGCTGGGCGTGGCGCAGGAAGAGCAGCGCGCGATCCTCGAAGCGCTCGATTTTAGCGTGGCGGACGACTGGACTGTCACCTGCCCGCCGCGTCGCCACGACATCGAAGGTCCGGCGGATCTGGTGGAAGAGGTCGTGCGAATCCACGGCATCGACGAGGTGAAGAGCACGCCGCTGCCGCGCCGCCCGGGCGTGGCGCTGCCGACCGCGACCCCGCTGCAGCAAATGGAGCGAAAACTTCGCCGTGCAGCCGCCGCGCGCGGCCTCAACGAAGCGATCACCTGGTCCTTCCTGCCGCCTTCCGAGGCCGAGCATTTCGTCCTTCGACAGGCTCAGGATGGTCGGGACAAGTTGTGGGTGCTCGAAAACCCGATCAGTGAGGACATGAAGGCCATGCGCCCCTCGCTCATCCCCGGCCTGCTTTCGGCGGCAAAGCGCAATGCCGATCGCGGTGCGGATGGTGCGCGCCTGTTCGAAATCGGCCGCCGCTATTTCCGCGGGAAAGACGGTGCGAGCGATGAGAAGCCGACGCTGGGCGTGGTGCTCTCGGGCGAGAAGACCCCGCGCGGCTGGGCCAGCGGCAAGGCGGCGAAGTTCGACGCCTATGACGCCAAGGCCGAAGCCGTGGCGCTGCTCGAGGCCGCTGGCGCGCCGGTCGGCAACCTCATGGTCATGGGCGAGGCTGGCGACCAGTTCCACCCCGGCCAATCGGCCACCTTGCGCCTCGGCCCCAAGAATGTGCTTGCCCGCTTCGGCGCAATCCACCCGAACACGCTCAAGGCCTTTGACATCGACGGGCCGGTGATGGCGGTCGAAATCTTCCTCGATGCGATTCCGGGCAAGAAGGGCGGCGGCGGATTTGCGCGCGCGACCTACTCGCCCCCCGCCTTGCAGGCAATCACCCGCGACTTTGCCTTCCTCGTCCCCGCAGACCTTGCAGCTGGCGACCTCGTGAAGGCGGTGCGCGGCGCGGACAAGAAGGCCATCGTCGATGCGCGCGTGTTCGATGTCTTCGCCGGACAGGGAGTGCCCGAAGGCAAGAAGTCGGTAGCGGTCGAAGTCGTCCTCCAGCCGGGGGAAAAGAGCTTCACCGACGAGGAGATCAAGGCGATCTCGGAAAACATCGTGAAGAACGCCGCCAAGCAAGGCGCGGAGCTGCGCGGGTGA
- the rpmI gene encoding 50S ribosomal protein L35 encodes MPKLKTKSGVKKRFKLTATGKVKHGVAGKRHRLSSHNAKYIRQNRGTTVLSEADWKAVKKWAPYGLD; translated from the coding sequence ATGCCCAAGCTGAAGACCAAGAGCGGTGTGAAGAAGCGCTTCAAGCTCACCGCTACCGGCAAGGTCAAGCATGGTGTCGCCGGTAAGCGCCACCGCCTGTCCAGCCACAACGCGAAGTATATCCGCCAGAACCGCGGCACGACTGTCCTGTCCGAAGCAGACTGGAAAGCCGTCAAGAAGTGGGCGCCGTACGGCCTCGACTGA
- the rplT gene encoding 50S ribosomal protein L20 produces MPRIKRGVTTRQKHKRLLDQAKGYRGRRKNTIRVARQAVEKAGQYAYRDRKVKKRNFRALWIQRINAAVRAEGLTYSQFMHGTKLAGIELDRKVMADLAMNEGAAFKAIIEQAKKALPA; encoded by the coding sequence ATGCCTCGCATTAAACGCGGCGTTACCACGCGCCAGAAGCACAAGCGGCTCCTAGACCAGGCCAAGGGCTATCGCGGTCGCCGCAAGAACACCATCCGCGTCGCGCGCCAGGCGGTCGAAAAGGCCGGCCAGTACGCCTATCGCGACCGCAAGGTTAAGAAGCGCAACTTCCGCGCCCTGTGGATCCAGCGCATCAACGCGGCCGTTCGCGCCGAAGGCCTGACTTATTCGCAGTTCATGCACGGCACCAAGCTGGCCGGCATCGAGCTGGACCGCAAGGTCATGGCCGATCTCGCCATGAACGAAGGCGCAGCCTTTAAGGCGATCATCGAACAGGCGAAGAAAGCCCTTCCGGCTTAA
- a CDS encoding SDR family oxidoreductase produces the protein MTTGGKLEGRRALVTGAARGLGLAIASRLAADGASVWLGGRDLAALEKACAGLEGDARPLAFDVTDEAATAAAFERLAEDGLDILVNNVGERDRRSFENIERGDMARLMDSNLVAPFDLARRAVPLMRASGYGRIVNITSIASHIARGDASYTASKAALDGLTRALAAELGPEGITVNAVAPGFVLTERNEEWFTDGPEIADHLARRTSLGRWATPEEIAGPVAFLASPEASYITGHTLIVDGGYVTHF, from the coding sequence ATGACGACAGGGGGAAAACTCGAAGGGCGCCGCGCGCTGGTGACAGGCGCGGCCCGGGGACTGGGCCTCGCCATCGCTTCGCGCCTCGCCGCCGACGGGGCGAGCGTATGGCTGGGCGGGCGCGACCTTGCCGCGCTCGAGAAGGCTTGCGCCGGGTTGGAAGGCGATGCGCGCCCGCTCGCCTTCGACGTCACCGACGAGGCCGCCACCGCTGCCGCCTTCGAACGCCTTGCCGAAGACGGGCTCGACATCCTGGTCAACAATGTCGGCGAACGCGACCGTCGCAGCTTCGAGAATATCGAGCGGGGCGATATGGCGCGGCTGATGGACAGCAATCTCGTCGCCCCCTTCGATCTGGCGCGAAGGGCCGTGCCGCTGATGCGCGCGAGCGGTTATGGGCGGATCGTCAACATCACCTCGATCGCCTCGCACATCGCGCGCGGCGACGCCTCCTATACGGCGAGCAAGGCCGCGCTCGACGGGCTGACGCGCGCGCTGGCAGCAGAGCTTGGGCCGGAAGGGATTACGGTGAACGCGGTTGCTCCCGGCTTCGTGCTGACCGAACGCAACGAGGAATGGTTCACCGATGGTCCCGAAATCGCCGACCACCTCGCGCGTCGTACCTCGCTCGGCCGCTGGGCCACACCCGAGGAAATCGCCGGACCCGTGGCCTTCCTCGCCTCGCCCGAAGCCTCCTACATCACCGGCCACACGCTGATCGTCGACGGCGGCTACGTCACCCACTTCTGA
- a CDS encoding SDR family NAD(P)-dependent oxidoreductase — MRTAIVTGATAGIGEATVRTLVASGWRCVATGRRKERLDALVAELGADKVHAACFDVRNSDAMDAAIASLPEDFAGIDLLVNNAGLAQGLSPAQEADLDDWQTMIDTNVTAMVVLTRKLLPVLIERKGAIIAIGSVAGSYIYPGGNVYAGSKAFANHFTLALRADLHGTGVRVTSIEPGMVETEFTVVRTGSQQASDDLYRGADPMTGQDIADTIRWIAELPPYLNINRLELMPVSQDFAGFRVARS; from the coding sequence ATGAGGACCGCTATAGTCACCGGAGCCACCGCTGGCATTGGCGAGGCAACCGTGCGCACGCTTGTCGCGAGCGGCTGGCGCTGCGTGGCGACAGGGCGGCGCAAGGAGCGGCTCGACGCGCTGGTTGCCGAGCTGGGCGCAGACAAGGTGCATGCCGCGTGCTTCGACGTGCGCAATAGCGACGCGATGGATGCGGCGATTGCCTCGCTGCCCGAAGACTTCGCGGGCATCGACCTGCTGGTGAACAACGCCGGTCTCGCGCAGGGCCTGTCGCCCGCGCAGGAAGCCGATCTCGACGACTGGCAGACCATGATCGACACCAATGTGACGGCCATGGTAGTGCTCACCCGCAAGCTCCTGCCCGTGCTGATCGAGCGCAAGGGCGCGATCATCGCGATTGGCTCGGTGGCTGGTAGCTACATCTATCCGGGCGGCAACGTCTATGCCGGGTCGAAGGCCTTCGCGAACCACTTCACCCTAGCCCTGCGCGCCGACCTCCACGGCACCGGCGTGCGCGTGACCAGCATCGAGCCGGGCATGGTCGAGACCGAGTTTACCGTGGTGCGCACGGGCAGCCAGCAGGCTTCGGACGACCTTTATCGCGGCGCCGACCCGATGACCGGGCAGGACATCGCCGACACGATCCGCTGGATCGCCGAACTGCCCCCGTATCTCAACATCAACCGCCTCGAACTGATGCCGGTGAGCCAGGACTTCGCCGGCTTCCGCGTCGCGCGCTCCTAA
- a CDS encoding helix-turn-helix domain-containing protein, producing the protein MGDSGPAINEFSRSGLRLRVIGLAPDLAPYTLGCYRTEVAEGTLVEDWLPPEQANLRTGTAEIYEAAIGDDPLVDVPLAVLSGATNRVTRLRIRHGQFWGIGLTPAGWARLIGHQASDMANSFRDIRSVDGLEPIADLLDTLREDGDDMEASAERINSCFRDQLGRRPQEESTIHAVHLSLLSEDTTSVAPLAAMAGKNPRTFERFCKRHFGFSARALLKKQRFLRSLGKYMLDPSMKWTNALDTHYWDQAHFIRDFKATMGMTPSEYAQTPHPIVEAAVAVTAASVGVPHQALKGPGQVIEDETGV; encoded by the coding sequence ATGGGCGACTCCGGACCCGCCATCAACGAATTCAGCCGTTCAGGCCTGCGCCTGAGGGTCATCGGCCTCGCCCCCGATCTCGCACCCTATACGCTCGGTTGCTACCGGACCGAAGTGGCGGAAGGCACGCTGGTCGAGGACTGGCTTCCGCCGGAACAGGCGAACCTTCGCACGGGAACGGCCGAAATCTACGAGGCCGCGATCGGCGACGACCCGCTTGTCGATGTTCCCCTGGCCGTGTTGTCGGGCGCGACCAACCGGGTGACGCGGTTGCGCATTCGCCATGGCCAGTTTTGGGGGATCGGCCTGACGCCGGCCGGCTGGGCGCGGCTGATCGGTCACCAGGCCTCCGATATGGCCAACAGCTTCCGCGACATCCGCAGCGTCGATGGGCTGGAGCCGATTGCCGACCTGCTCGATACCCTGCGCGAGGATGGCGACGACATGGAAGCCTCCGCCGAGCGTATCAACAGCTGCTTCCGCGACCAGCTCGGCCGGCGCCCGCAGGAAGAAAGCACGATCCACGCGGTGCATCTCAGCCTGCTCTCGGAGGACACCACCTCCGTCGCGCCGCTCGCAGCGATGGCGGGCAAGAACCCGCGCACCTTCGAGCGGTTCTGCAAGCGGCATTTCGGCTTTTCCGCGCGCGCCCTGCTCAAGAAGCAGCGGTTCCTGCGCAGTCTGGGCAAATACATGCTCGATCCGTCGATGAAATGGACCAACGCGCTCGACACGCATTACTGGGACCAGGCGCATTTCATTCGCGACTTCAAGGCGACGATGGGCATGACGCCGAGCGAGTATGCGCAGACCCCGCATCCCATCGTCGAAGCCGCCGTTGCGGTAACCGCGGCCAGCGTGGGCGTGCCGCACCAGGCGCTCAAAGGGCCGGGGCAGGTCATCGAGGACGAAACTGGGGTTTAG
- a CDS encoding peptide chain release factor 3 gives MTSDRRTFAIISHPDAGKTTLTEKLLLTGGAIHLAGEVKARGQARRARSDWMKIEQQRGISVTSSVMTFERDGITFNLLDTPGHEDFSEDTYRTLTAVDSAIMVIDAAKGIEPQTRKLFEVCRLRSVPIITFVNKVDREGRPVFELLDEIADMLALDVSPQMYPVGMGGEFQGILDFASGEVVVPEGPSKEFKGTRVADFDLPEAVAENVELAQIGYPEFDLEAYRNGDLTPVYFGSALKNFGVVELIEAIAKYAPPPRPQPAGEEQISPDRDEVTGFVFKVQANMDPNHRDRIAFMRQVSGTFKRGMKLTPSGLGKPVAIHSPILFFAQDREVADTAEPGDIIGIPNHGTLRVGDTLSEKNQVRFTGLPNFAPEILRRVTLVDPTKTKQLRKALDDLSEEGVIQVFYPEIGGQWIIGVVGQLQLDVLISRLSAEYKVEAKLEASPFATARWIKGDDKAMAEFEKFNLSNLAKDRDGDLVFMAKSPWDVNYQEEKNPELTFSATKER, from the coding sequence ATGACTTCAGACCGCCGTACATTCGCGATCATTTCGCACCCCGACGCGGGTAAAACCACGCTGACCGAAAAGCTGCTGCTGACCGGCGGCGCGATCCATTTGGCTGGCGAAGTCAAGGCGCGCGGGCAGGCCCGACGTGCGCGCTCCGACTGGATGAAGATCGAGCAGCAGCGCGGGATCTCGGTGACCAGCTCGGTAATGACCTTCGAGCGGGACGGCATCACCTTCAACCTGCTCGACACGCCGGGGCACGAGGACTTCTCCGAAGACACCTACCGGACGCTCACCGCGGTCGACAGCGCCATCATGGTGATCGACGCTGCCAAGGGTATCGAGCCGCAGACGCGCAAGCTGTTCGAGGTCTGCCGCCTGCGCAGCGTGCCGATCATCACCTTCGTCAACAAGGTCGACCGCGAGGGCCGTCCGGTTTTCGAACTGCTCGACGAGATTGCCGACATGCTGGCGCTCGACGTCTCGCCGCAGATGTATCCAGTCGGCATGGGCGGCGAATTCCAGGGCATCCTCGATTTCGCGAGCGGCGAAGTGGTCGTGCCCGAAGGTCCGTCGAAGGAATTCAAGGGCACGCGCGTCGCCGATTTCGACCTGCCCGAAGCGGTGGCGGAAAATGTCGAACTGGCCCAGATCGGCTATCCCGAGTTCGACCTCGAAGCCTATCGCAATGGCGACCTGACGCCGGTCTATTTCGGCTCGGCGCTCAAGAATTTCGGCGTGGTCGAGCTGATCGAGGCGATTGCGAAATACGCCCCGCCGCCGCGTCCGCAGCCCGCGGGCGAGGAGCAAATCAGCCCGGACCGCGACGAGGTCACCGGCTTCGTCTTCAAGGTGCAGGCGAACATGGACCCCAATCACCGCGACCGCATCGCTTTCATGCGGCAGGTCTCGGGCACCTTCAAGCGCGGCATGAAGCTGACGCCGAGCGGCCTCGGCAAGCCGGTCGCGATCCATTCGCCGATCCTTTTCTTCGCGCAGGACCGCGAAGTGGCCGACACGGCCGAGCCGGGCGATATCATCGGCATTCCCAACCACGGCACGCTGCGCGTCGGCGATACGCTGAGCGAGAAGAACCAGGTCCGCTTCACCGGCCTGCCCAACTTCGCACCCGAAATCCTGCGCCGCGTGACACTGGTCGATCCGACCAAGACGAAGCAATTGCGCAAGGCGCTCGACGACCTTTCCGAAGAGGGCGTTATCCAGGTCTTCTATCCCGAGATCGGTGGCCAGTGGATCATCGGCGTGGTCGGCCAGCTCCAGCTCGACGTGCTGATCAGCCGCCTTTCGGCCGAATACAAGGTCGAAGCGAAACTCGAAGCCTCGCCGTTTGCCACCGCGCGCTGGATCAAGGGCGATGACAAGGCGATGGCCGAGTTCGAGAAGTTCAACCTCTCCAACCTCGCCAAGGACCGCGATGGGGACCTCGTCTTCATGGCCAAGAGCCCCTGGGATGTGAACTACCAGGAAGAGAAGAACCCCGAGCTGACCTTCTCGGCGACGAAAGAGCGCTAA
- a CDS encoding helix-turn-helix domain-containing protein: protein MSGQVAGGHPRVSLQFFLPPEDLRPFLSTFYSMKVTGSRNEPVRDRLHPEWTNLRYFPEGACKASVGEDEPMPIPPLSLTGPTSRNTRFEALPSHSWGIGILPLGLARLTPLSARQLADRISDPFELDELAGLRRLEPIMAREDAEPAQQVESLAAAMRELLAAPARREDAIVRVQAALVDPQTHSVADLAHCASMSTRTLERFCRDAFGFSPQLLLRRQRFLRSLAQFMLDPSMKWLETLDQHYTDQAHFVRDFRFFMTMTPSEYAALDHPVLSAAAKARMAAAGEAMQVLQRPAAPSHRKEA, encoded by the coding sequence ATGAGCGGACAGGTTGCGGGCGGGCATCCGCGGGTCTCGCTTCAGTTCTTCCTCCCGCCGGAGGACCTACGGCCGTTCCTCAGCACTTTCTATTCGATGAAGGTGACGGGTAGCCGGAACGAGCCGGTGCGCGATCGCCTCCATCCCGAATGGACCAATCTGCGCTATTTCCCAGAAGGCGCGTGCAAGGCCTCGGTGGGCGAAGACGAGCCGATGCCGATACCGCCCTTGAGCCTCACCGGACCGACCAGCCGCAACACGCGTTTCGAGGCCTTGCCGTCGCATAGCTGGGGGATCGGTATCCTGCCGCTTGGTCTCGCCCGCCTCACTCCGCTTTCGGCGCGCCAGTTGGCCGACCGCATCTCCGATCCGTTCGAATTGGACGAACTGGCCGGGCTGCGCCGGCTCGAACCGATTATGGCGCGTGAAGACGCAGAGCCCGCGCAGCAGGTCGAGAGTCTCGCCGCTGCCATGCGCGAACTGCTGGCGGCCCCTGCGCGCCGCGAAGATGCGATCGTGCGCGTGCAGGCGGCGCTGGTCGATCCGCAGACGCACAGCGTGGCGGACCTCGCCCATTGCGCCTCGATGTCGACCCGCACGCTCGAACGGTTCTGCCGGGACGCTTTCGGCTTTTCGCCGCAACTCCTGCTGAGGCGCCAGCGATTCCTCAGAAGCTTAGCGCAATTCATGCTCGACCCTTCGATGAAATGGCTCGAAACGCTCGACCAGCATTACACCGACCAGGCGCATTTCGTGCGTGATTTCCGCTTTTTCATGACGATGACGCCGAGCGAATACGCCGCGCTCGACCATCCGGTCCTGTCGGCGGCGGCGAAGGCGCGAATGGCGGCGGCAGGCGAGGCTATGCAGGTCCTCCAGCGACCCGCCGCGCCCTCGCATCGGAAAGAGGCCTAG